One Erysipelothrix amsterdamensis DNA window includes the following coding sequences:
- a CDS encoding sigma-70 family RNA polymerase sigma factor yields the protein MLWKRAYELYTQQKPIGISIEDLFQEGFLGFYDAIYTFKEIKDVGFAYYVNLCVISTMRTALRKCRSQSYKLLDSKWSLDLFVTEDKSVYLADMIESQDITSDPVVVAHYHDARKIERKVLETISEKERMIYTMREEGFGYREIADRFNISPKNVDNIIQKVRRRLVAMRDVSHM from the coding sequence TTGCTTTGGAAAAGAGCATATGAACTTTATACTCAACAAAAGCCTATCGGAATTAGTATCGAAGATTTATTTCAAGAAGGATTTCTAGGGTTTTATGATGCAATATATACCTTTAAAGAAATAAAAGATGTAGGATTTGCATATTATGTAAACCTCTGTGTAATTTCGACGATGCGTACAGCATTACGAAAATGTCGATCACAATCATACAAACTTTTAGACAGTAAGTGGTCTTTAGATTTGTTTGTTACAGAAGATAAATCGGTATATCTTGCCGATATGATTGAGTCACAAGATATCACAAGTGATCCGGTTGTGGTTGCTCATTATCATGATGCGCGAAAAATAGAACGGAAAGTACTTGAAACGATTTCAGAAAAAGAACGAATGATTTATACTATGCGTGAAGAAGGTTTTGGATATCGTGAGATCGCAGATCGATTTAATATTTCACCGAAAAATGTGGATAATATCATTCAAAAAGTGAGGCGTCGTCTCGTTGCAATGCGGGATGTTTCCCACATGTGA
- the whiA gene encoding DNA-binding protein WhiA, protein MSFSSEVKHEISTNIYHECCERAFLSAFLQINSNLIIANKRMQIQIEIENAAIAKRLFSLLKERYQVEIDLTVVKKQKLKKNNVYILRVMDRGMEILEDLGIYSSKGMRNTPYSVITLKECCARAYLAGAFLASGSINAPTTANYHMEITCEGEELALYLQKLLNRFDISAKITSRRNRQVVYVKAADQIADFLKITGAHVNTLEFEDIRIQRDFKNSLTRLDNCEVANEVKTIKAGSQQLDAIYKLIEHNRYNQLEDRLIQVGDLRMNHPEASLNELIEHYEAEHSATISKSGLQHRFKKLIELADKLDQEEAS, encoded by the coding sequence ATGTCCTTTAGCAGTGAAGTAAAACATGAAATATCTACAAACATCTATCACGAGTGCTGTGAACGTGCTTTTTTATCTGCCTTCTTACAAATTAACTCAAATCTTATAATCGCTAACAAACGGATGCAAATTCAAATAGAGATTGAAAATGCGGCGATCGCGAAACGATTGTTTTCACTTTTGAAAGAACGTTACCAGGTTGAAATTGATTTAACTGTTGTGAAAAAGCAAAAATTAAAAAAGAATAACGTATATATCTTACGCGTAATGGATCGGGGTATGGAAATCTTAGAAGACCTAGGAATTTATTCATCAAAAGGAATGCGGAACACCCCGTACAGCGTAATTACACTTAAAGAATGTTGTGCACGAGCTTATCTTGCAGGTGCGTTTCTTGCGAGTGGAAGCATTAATGCGCCCACAACAGCGAATTATCATATGGAAATTACCTGTGAAGGAGAGGAACTCGCTCTCTATTTACAAAAACTCTTAAATCGTTTTGATATCTCCGCTAAAATTACCTCAAGACGCAATCGGCAAGTTGTTTATGTGAAAGCTGCAGACCAAATTGCGGATTTCTTAAAAATTACCGGAGCTCATGTGAATACACTTGAATTTGAAGATATAAGAATTCAACGCGATTTTAAGAATTCATTAACCCGACTTGATAATTGCGAGGTTGCGAATGAAGTTAAAACCATTAAAGCGGGCAGTCAACAATTAGATGCAATCTATAAACTTATCGAACACAATCGTTATAATCAACTCGAAGATCGGTTAATTCAGGTGGGTGACCTACGAATGAATCATCCTGAAGCAAGTTTAAACGAACTTATTGAACATTATGAAGCGGAGCATAGCGCAACGATTAGTAAATCGGGGCTGCAACACCGTTTTAAAAAGTTAATCGAATTAGCTGATAAATTGGATCAAGAGGAAGCATCATAA
- the mvaD gene encoding diphosphomevalonate decarboxylase, with translation MNKTVRAHTNIALIKYWGKKDNELKIPHNSSLSLTLDQFYTETSVDYDSALTEDVFILDGVLVEGKEKDRVVWYMNALRERYDIPSFARIHSTNAVPKAAGLASSASAFAALAKAATLHLNLSDEEVSRCARLGSGSASRSIYGGFVRWNRGTGDLDSFAQPIAMNPWPEFRMIVCILNDQEKPFLSSQAMNTTVESSVYYPAWVEQTEKDIVLLEQALKDHDIWTVGAIAQGNALRMHASLMAVNMWYFEPQTVEIMNKVRTLQKSIPAFFTMDAGPNVKIMTTSDHVDAILNELEGINTVVCAPGVGVSVHDSL, from the coding sequence ATGAATAAAACAGTTCGTGCTCATACTAATATCGCTTTAATTAAATATTGGGGCAAGAAAGATAATGAATTAAAAATACCGCACAATTCAAGTCTTTCGTTGACTTTAGATCAATTTTATACAGAAACAAGTGTAGATTATGATTCAGCGCTTACTGAGGATGTATTTATCCTGGATGGCGTTTTAGTAGAAGGTAAGGAAAAAGATCGTGTTGTTTGGTATATGAACGCTTTACGTGAGCGTTATGATATACCTTCTTTTGCGCGAATTCATTCGACGAATGCTGTTCCGAAGGCTGCTGGTCTTGCTTCTTCTGCGTCCGCATTTGCTGCGCTTGCGAAAGCGGCGACTTTGCATCTTAATTTATCGGATGAAGAAGTTTCGCGTTGTGCAAGATTGGGTTCTGGCAGTGCCTCCCGTTCAATTTATGGTGGTTTTGTTAGGTGGAATCGAGGGACTGGGGATCTTGATAGTTTTGCTCAACCCATAGCGATGAATCCTTGGCCTGAGTTTCGAATGATTGTCTGTATCCTTAATGATCAGGAGAAACCATTTTTAAGCAGTCAAGCGATGAACACAACGGTTGAGTCATCAGTCTATTACCCAGCTTGGGTTGAACAGACAGAAAAAGATATTGTTTTACTTGAACAGGCTCTAAAAGACCATGATATTTGGACTGTGGGAGCAATTGCTCAAGGGAATGCGCTACGGATGCATGCATCTTTGATGGCTGTAAATATGTGGTATTTTGAACCTCAAACAGTCGAAATTATGAATAAAGTTCGTACCTTACAAAAATCAATACCTGCTTTCTTCACAATGGATGCGGGTCCGAATGTAAAGATAATGACGACCTCAGACCATGTTGATGCAATTCTTAATGAGTTAGAAGGTATAAACACAGTGGTATGTGCACCGGGAGTGGGGGTTTCAGTTCATGATTCACTCTAA
- the mvk gene encoding mevalonate kinase: MSLYGIGSATGKIILMGEHSVVYGKPAIALPFASARIETRVDFHQKETTIDCLYYQGALSSSPSVIAGIKELITITLKFMNKENYGLHISITSTLPPQRGLGSSAAVSVSVVRGLFDAFKIHLSDENLNYLVSVAERIHHSNPSGLDANTIAMGKPVFFERGKRGEVIEVDMDAILVVADTGDSGQTRLAVSEVNAMLKDNPDYVESLMNKLADLTNETRVHLQTRNVGEVGNCMNLAHEVLRTIRVSNEKLDHLTAVALQEGALGAKLTGSGKGGCIIALCANESDSIHVSQKLKEAGAVDTWSYNLNGKQIHE, from the coding sequence ATGAGTCTATACGGAATTGGGTCTGCGACCGGAAAGATTATTTTAATGGGTGAACATTCAGTGGTTTATGGTAAGCCAGCGATTGCATTACCTTTTGCTTCCGCACGCATTGAGACTAGAGTGGATTTCCATCAAAAGGAAACCACGATTGACTGTCTCTATTACCAAGGTGCTTTATCAAGTTCACCTTCTGTGATTGCGGGCATCAAGGAATTGATTACAATAACTTTAAAATTTATGAATAAAGAAAACTATGGTCTTCATATTTCAATTACATCAACATTACCACCACAAAGAGGATTGGGCTCGAGTGCCGCTGTCTCTGTATCTGTTGTTCGTGGTCTTTTTGATGCATTTAAAATTCACTTATCCGACGAAAACTTAAATTATTTGGTATCTGTTGCCGAACGCATCCATCACAGCAATCCGAGCGGTTTGGATGCGAATACCATTGCGATGGGAAAACCTGTGTTTTTTGAACGCGGTAAACGGGGTGAGGTTATCGAAGTTGATATGGATGCAATTCTTGTGGTTGCTGATACCGGTGATTCCGGACAAACACGTCTTGCGGTATCGGAAGTGAATGCAATGCTAAAGGATAATCCTGATTATGTTGAATCGCTTATGAATAAATTGGCTGATTTAACGAATGAAACACGTGTTCATCTTCAAACAAGAAATGTTGGTGAGGTTGGAAATTGTATGAACCTTGCTCATGAAGTTTTAAGAACAATCCGCGTAAGTAATGAAAAATTAGACCACTTGACAGCCGTTGCCTTACAAGAAGGTGCATTAGGCGCTAAATTAACGGGTTCTGGAAAAGGTGGTTGTATTATTGCTTTGTGCGCAAATGAATCGGATTCAATTCATGTATCTCAAAAATTAAAAGAAGCGGGTGCGGTAGATACTTGGTCTTATAATCTAAATGGAAAACAGATTCATGAATAA
- a CDS encoding Mini-ribonuclease 3, giving the protein MMHSGNVLAFVGDAVLSLQVRQYLVEQGITKTKQLQETSVKFVSAIAQANYMKTLLDRNALTEEEMGIYKRGRNAKSASMAKNADVMSYRIATGFEALWGYLHMEGHQERLDELWKEYIETVEI; this is encoded by the coding sequence ATGATGCATTCAGGAAATGTCTTGGCTTTTGTTGGAGATGCTGTTTTGTCCCTTCAAGTAAGACAATATTTAGTTGAACAGGGAATTACAAAAACAAAACAATTACAAGAAACTTCGGTTAAATTCGTGAGCGCGATCGCGCAAGCAAATTATATGAAAACATTATTAGACCGTAATGCGCTGACTGAAGAAGAAATGGGAATTTATAAACGCGGTAGAAATGCGAAGAGTGCATCGATGGCTAAAAATGCGGATGTTATGTCATATCGGATTGCAACAGGATTTGAAGCATTATGGGGTTATCTCCATATGGAAGGCCATCAAGAGCGTTTGGATGAACTTTGGAAAGAATATATAGAAACGGTGGAAATATAA
- the rlmB gene encoding 23S rRNA (guanosine(2251)-2'-O)-methyltransferase RlmB: protein MSNYIFGKNTVTAYLKSGQKPKNLYLFNKGNYQEIVALAKEQGIRAQFVDKFRLDKMADGVHQGVVIEIQDYKYHSLQEIIQGAKNNLIVLCDQLEDPHNLGAILRTCDACGVDGVVVGKHRSVGLTSTVAKVSTGAINTVKVAEATNMVKAITELKEAGYWVVAAENAVEAVDYTEFNVDMPLVLVVGSEGKGISRLVKKECDILTTIPMQGSVNSLNVSVATGVLLFDIVRRRK from the coding sequence ATGTCGAATTACATTTTTGGGAAAAATACGGTCACTGCATATTTAAAAAGTGGGCAGAAACCAAAGAATTTATATTTGTTCAATAAAGGAAATTACCAAGAAATTGTTGCGCTCGCTAAAGAACAAGGAATTCGTGCGCAGTTTGTGGATAAATTTCGATTGGATAAAATGGCTGATGGTGTGCACCAAGGTGTCGTAATTGAAATTCAAGACTACAAATATCACTCACTTCAAGAAATTATTCAAGGCGCAAAGAACAATCTTATTGTCTTGTGTGACCAACTTGAAGATCCTCACAATTTAGGTGCGATTTTAAGAACGTGTGATGCATGTGGAGTCGATGGAGTTGTAGTTGGAAAACATCGAAGTGTTGGACTAACATCAACGGTTGCGAAAGTTTCTACAGGTGCGATTAATACTGTAAAAGTAGCTGAAGCTACGAATATGGTTAAAGCAATTACTGAACTTAAAGAAGCCGGTTATTGGGTAGTGGCTGCAGAGAACGCAGTTGAAGCAGTTGATTATACTGAATTTAATGTTGATATGCCACTTGTATTAGTTGTGGGTTCCGAGGGTAAAGGAATTTCACGATTGGTAAAAAAAGAGTGTGATATATTAACCACAATCCCAATGCAAGGAAGCGTTAATTCATTAAACGTATCCGTCGCAACGGGTGTATTGCTCTTTGATATTGTACGTCGCCGAAAATAA
- a CDS encoding phosphomevalonate kinase, which produces MIHSKFPGKLFLMGEYAIMEPGQKAVIAAIDRFLNVYIEPSEQFEVNSRYGDLQGTEIFMQNDNLVHVKAAIEMSRRYLKFKKKPMISFKMHIESELDSDNQRKYGFGSSGVVIVAVIDAILKLHDVNLDSLELFKLSVMAQVIVGEMSSGGDLASTCFGGLVAYERYDESWLIVEDMCNMNLVHTSWPGLVIEPLISNSVKLCVGWTGTVNQTAPFVDSARELNSINPKYYESFLNDANRFVDSFIIAWNQDNFGMLSQAINNYRLLMLELGNRADINIETNELTALIESAQNLDFPAKISGSGGGDCGFALISENFNEKANTLVHEWEKHGILYLDVGVYET; this is translated from the coding sequence ATGATTCACTCTAAATTTCCTGGGAAACTGTTTCTTATGGGTGAGTATGCAATTATGGAACCTGGACAAAAAGCAGTTATTGCGGCTATTGACCGGTTTCTAAATGTATATATCGAACCTTCAGAGCAGTTTGAGGTGAACAGTCGCTATGGTGATCTTCAAGGCACTGAAATTTTTATGCAGAATGATAATTTAGTTCATGTGAAAGCTGCAATTGAAATGTCGAGACGTTATTTAAAATTTAAGAAAAAGCCGATGATTTCTTTCAAAATGCATATTGAAAGTGAACTGGATTCGGATAATCAACGAAAGTATGGATTTGGTTCCAGTGGTGTCGTGATTGTGGCAGTAATTGATGCAATCTTAAAACTTCACGATGTTAACTTAGATTCATTAGAACTTTTTAAACTCTCGGTGATGGCTCAAGTTATTGTGGGTGAAATGAGTTCTGGTGGTGATTTAGCCTCTACTTGTTTTGGAGGTCTGGTTGCTTATGAACGCTATGATGAATCTTGGTTGATCGTTGAGGATATGTGTAATATGAATCTTGTACATACATCGTGGCCAGGATTGGTGATTGAACCGCTCATATCAAATTCAGTCAAACTTTGTGTAGGATGGACTGGTACGGTAAATCAAACAGCTCCGTTTGTTGATTCAGCACGTGAATTAAACAGTATAAATCCAAAGTACTATGAATCGTTTCTAAATGATGCCAATCGCTTTGTCGATTCATTTATAATTGCTTGGAATCAAGATAATTTTGGGATGCTTTCCCAAGCGATTAATAACTATAGATTGTTGATGCTTGAATTAGGGAATCGTGCTGATATTAATATCGAAACAAATGAATTAACAGCACTTATCGAATCAGCACAAAATCTCGACTTTCCTGCGAAGATATCCGGTTCTGGTGGTGGTGATTGTGGATTCGCATTGATATCTGAAAACTTTAATGAAAAAGCGAACACTTTGGTACACGAATGGGAAAAACATGGTATTCTATATCTAGATGTAGGAGTGTATGAAACGTAA
- the secE gene encoding preprotein translocase subunit SecE, producing the protein MAWFSFAGIKEEIHKIKWPTRKEMTRNTTIVLCFVLFFVAYFLLTEVVLVAALKLIGIGG; encoded by the coding sequence ATGGCTTGGTTTAGTTTTGCTGGAATTAAAGAAGAAATCCATAAAATCAAATGGCCTACTCGTAAGGAAATGACACGAAACACAACAATTGTTTTATGTTTTGTTCTGTTTTTTGTAGCTTACTTTTTACTAACAGAAGTTGTGTTAGTAGCAGCATTGAAATTGATTGGAATTGGTGGATAA
- the nusG gene encoding transcription termination/antitermination protein NusG, whose protein sequence is MEEKKWYVVNTYSGHENRVKENLERRVESMGIEDALFRILVAEEKEIEYKNGKKVEKLRNLFPGYLFVEMIMTDEAWYIVRNTPGVTGFIGSSGGGAKPFPVSDEEIESILRRMGMSDQKLIVNFKEGDTVRILSGPFAGIEGTVDSMNNDSQTAMILTILFGRETPTEISYTDIEAL, encoded by the coding sequence ATGGAAGAAAAAAAATGGTATGTTGTTAACACCTATTCAGGACATGAAAACCGTGTTAAAGAAAACTTAGAACGACGCGTAGAATCAATGGGTATCGAAGATGCTTTATTTAGAATTCTTGTAGCTGAAGAAAAAGAAATTGAATATAAGAATGGTAAAAAAGTTGAAAAACTTCGTAACTTATTCCCAGGATATTTATTCGTAGAAATGATTATGACGGATGAAGCGTGGTATATTGTTCGTAATACGCCAGGGGTTACAGGATTTATCGGTTCATCAGGTGGTGGTGCAAAACCATTCCCAGTTTCAGATGAAGAGATTGAATCAATCCTAAGACGCATGGGTATGAGTGATCAAAAACTTATCGTTAATTTCAAAGAAGGCGATACAGTACGCATTCTTTCAGGTCCATTCGCTGGTATTGAAGGAACTGTTGATAGTATGAATAATGATTCTCAAACAGCAATGATTCTTACGATTTTATTTGGTCGTGAGACTCCGACTGAGATTTCATATACAGATATTGAAGCATTATAA
- the cysS gene encoding cysteine--tRNA ligase, whose protein sequence is MKLYNSKSNSLEEFKPIEEGKVSMYVCGPTVYNYAHIGNARPIVVFDLLRRVLETLGYDVKLVSNYTDVDDKIIKKASEEGVDESVISNRYIEAYEKVRKGLHADHVQATPKVTNTMPEIIAFIQDLIDHDYAYASNGDVYFRVSKAKEYGAISSQNIDELMVGARIEENSNKENPLDFVLWKDTNDDGIKWDAPWGKGRPGWHTECVVMINNEFKQEIIDIHGGGQDLKFPHHENESAQCRALHNHDLANYWVHNAMLNIDGEKMSKSIGNVMWAQEFIDKLGENATRWLLLSTHYRLTLNITEELVEQTRKELDRIFQGLNKAYIELEKLEYQIGTNHDELRFNQFMDAMSDDLNVANANVVLFDTVKQLNAAVRQREIDASDVSKFIVSVEKMLEVLGISYTRIVLDEEARSLFTQWNEAKARKDFDDADRYRGELIERGLL, encoded by the coding sequence ATGAAGTTATATAATTCAAAATCAAATTCCCTTGAAGAGTTTAAACCCATCGAGGAAGGTAAGGTATCCATGTATGTATGTGGTCCAACCGTTTATAACTACGCACATATTGGAAATGCACGTCCCATTGTCGTGTTTGACTTATTAAGACGTGTTTTAGAGACGTTAGGGTACGATGTAAAACTTGTATCAAACTATACTGATGTTGATGACAAAATCATTAAAAAAGCATCGGAAGAAGGTGTTGATGAATCTGTTATTTCAAATCGATACATCGAAGCGTACGAAAAAGTTCGAAAAGGACTTCATGCTGATCATGTACAAGCGACTCCAAAAGTAACCAATACAATGCCAGAGATTATCGCATTTATCCAAGACTTAATTGACCATGATTATGCTTATGCGTCCAATGGAGACGTTTATTTTCGTGTGTCTAAGGCAAAAGAATATGGAGCTATTTCTTCACAAAATATTGATGAATTGATGGTTGGTGCACGCATCGAAGAGAATAGTAATAAAGAAAATCCATTGGATTTTGTATTGTGGAAAGATACAAATGATGATGGGATTAAATGGGATGCACCTTGGGGAAAAGGAAGACCCGGGTGGCATACAGAATGTGTGGTCATGATTAACAATGAGTTTAAACAAGAGATAATCGATATTCATGGTGGTGGACAAGATTTAAAGTTCCCACATCACGAAAATGAGTCAGCGCAGTGTAGAGCGCTTCACAACCATGATCTCGCAAATTATTGGGTTCATAATGCTATGCTTAATATTGATGGGGAGAAAATGAGTAAGTCCATTGGTAATGTTATGTGGGCACAAGAGTTTATTGATAAACTGGGTGAAAATGCTACACGATGGTTACTCTTATCGACACATTATCGTCTCACTTTAAATATTACGGAAGAACTTGTCGAACAAACGCGCAAAGAACTTGATCGCATCTTCCAAGGCTTAAATAAAGCCTATATTGAGCTTGAAAAGTTAGAATATCAAATTGGTACGAATCATGACGAACTAAGATTTAATCAATTTATGGATGCAATGTCTGATGACTTAAATGTAGCCAATGCGAATGTCGTACTCTTTGATACGGTTAAACAATTAAATGCAGCGGTTCGTCAAAGAGAAATCGATGCGAGTGATGTCTCGAAGTTTATTGTTTCGGTTGAGAAGATGTTGGAAGTGTTGGGTATTTCTTATACGAGAATCGTCCTTGATGAAGAAGCACGAAGCCTCTTTACACAATGGAATGAAGCAAAAGCTCGTAAGGATTTTGATGATGCAGATCGCTATCGCGGGGAACTCATAGAACGAGGATTATTATAA
- a CDS encoding GNAT family N-acetyltransferase, with product MRDARDSDAGELYNIMCDDRVTKYYGMGRFESIDEALNEIHRFKESETSLDGFRWVISDEMDHYIGDVGCYNYDLDFNCIEVSFKLKYEYWNQGILSEALQYAIDYAFNFKYYNRLQVKVCPENKGCIRLLEKTGFKYEGTLRQAEYEAGQYIDICIYSLLQTDIM from the coding sequence TTGAGAGACGCTAGAGATTCGGATGCCGGTGAACTCTATAATATAATGTGTGACGATCGTGTTACAAAATATTATGGCATGGGTCGTTTTGAAAGCATTGACGAGGCGCTCAATGAAATCCATCGATTTAAAGAATCAGAGACAAGTTTAGATGGCTTTCGTTGGGTTATTTCCGATGAAATGGATCATTATATTGGTGATGTAGGGTGTTATAATTATGATCTTGATTTTAACTGCATCGAAGTGAGTTTTAAATTAAAATACGAATATTGGAATCAAGGGATTCTGTCCGAAGCATTACAATACGCTATCGATTATGCATTCAATTTCAAATACTATAATCGTCTCCAAGTTAAAGTTTGTCCGGAGAATAAAGGCTGTATTCGTCTTTTAGAGAAGACCGGTTTTAAATACGAAGGAACTCTGCGCCAAGCGGAGTATGAAGCGGGACAGTACATCGATATTTGCATCTATTCTCTCCTCCAAACAGACATTATGTGA
- a CDS encoding gluconeogenesis factor YvcK family protein: MKVAVVGGGKGQSALLRGLKHIDSIELSAIVTVADDGGSTGRLREDFNVPAMGDIRNVMLALAESENLLSQIMNYRFSKDSRSTLAGHNLGNLILTALTDTTGDFMDAVASVSKVLNVMGDIIPSSEETITLCARMEDGTIVRGESNIPKYANSIDCVYYDEPVHATDKAIKAILEADVILLGVGSLYTSILPNIIIPEIKEALQESTGKIVYYCNAMSQPGETDGYSGEDHVNAIVKHIEKPIDLVVRCIDEIPTDVIQNYENEDSHPIYFRSMVHTYTVVDQNLLSFENGKIRHDHDRVREGFYEILEVIGCPLAVK, from the coding sequence ATGAAGGTCGCAGTTGTTGGTGGCGGTAAAGGACAGTCAGCGCTTTTAAGAGGGTTAAAACATATTGATTCAATCGAACTCAGTGCTATTGTTACGGTGGCAGATGATGGTGGGAGTACGGGTCGTTTACGAGAAGATTTTAATGTTCCGGCAATGGGTGATATACGAAATGTGATGCTCGCATTGGCTGAGTCCGAGAACTTACTATCTCAAATCATGAACTACCGTTTCAGTAAAGATTCGCGGTCTACACTTGCAGGTCACAATCTGGGAAACTTAATCCTAACAGCACTCACGGACACAACCGGAGATTTCATGGATGCAGTCGCATCCGTATCTAAAGTCTTAAATGTAATGGGAGATATCATTCCTTCATCCGAAGAAACGATCACGTTATGCGCACGTATGGAGGACGGAACGATTGTCCGAGGAGAATCTAACATCCCTAAATATGCAAACTCAATCGATTGCGTTTACTATGACGAGCCGGTTCATGCAACGGATAAAGCCATTAAAGCGATTTTGGAAGCAGATGTAATTTTGCTCGGTGTAGGGTCTTTGTATACATCAATACTACCTAATATCATTATTCCCGAGATCAAAGAGGCACTACAAGAAAGTACAGGGAAAATAGTGTATTACTGTAACGCGATGAGTCAACCGGGTGAAACAGATGGTTATAGTGGTGAAGATCACGTTAATGCGATTGTGAAGCATATCGAAAAACCGATTGATCTTGTTGTTCGATGTATTGACGAAATTCCTACGGATGTGATTCAAAATTATGAGAACGAAGATTCCCATCCAATATACTTTAGAAGTATGGTTCATACCTATACCGTTGTCGATCAAAACTTATTAAGTTTTGAAAATGGGAAAATCCGTCATGATCATGATCGTGTGCGTGAAGGTTTTTATGAAATATTGGAGGTGATTGGATGTCCTTTAGCAGTGAAGTAA
- the gap gene encoding type I glyceraldehyde-3-phosphate dehydrogenase, whose product MTVKVAINGFGRIGRLATRLLTGSKDMEIVAINDLTDAATLAHLLKYDSAQGRFEHDIEVKDGAFVIDGHEIKVLSERDPKNLPWKELGVDVVIECTGFFTTEEKAGMHLEAGARKVIISAPATGDIKTVVYNTNHEILDGSETVISGASCTTNCLAPMAAVLNDKYGIISGTMTTIHAYTNDQNTLDGPHAKGDLRRGRAAAQSIIPNSTGAAKAIGLVIPELQGKLDGGAHRVPVITGSITELVAVVEKATSVEEVNAAMKAAANESFGYTEEQLVSTDIIGMSYGSLFDATQTKVSSIGGVNLVKVASWYDNEASYTNQLVRTAHYVASKF is encoded by the coding sequence ATGACAGTTAAAGTAGCAATTAACGGTTTCGGCCGTATTGGTCGTTTAGCAACACGTTTATTAACAGGTTCAAAAGACATGGAAATCGTGGCAATCAACGACTTAACAGATGCAGCAACATTAGCTCATTTATTAAAATATGATTCAGCACAAGGACGTTTCGAACATGATATCGAAGTTAAAGACGGAGCTTTCGTAATCGACGGACACGAAATCAAAGTTTTAAGCGAACGCGATCCTAAAAACTTACCTTGGAAAGAATTAGGTGTTGACGTAGTTATCGAATGTACAGGTTTCTTCACAACTGAAGAAAAAGCTGGCATGCACTTAGAAGCAGGAGCTCGTAAAGTTATTATCTCAGCTCCAGCAACAGGCGACATCAAAACAGTTGTTTATAACACAAACCATGAAATTCTTGACGGTAGCGAAACAGTTATCTCAGGTGCTTCATGTACAACAAACTGCTTAGCTCCAATGGCTGCAGTATTAAATGACAAGTATGGTATTATTTCAGGAACAATGACAACAATCCATGCTTATACAAATGACCAAAATACATTAGATGGTCCTCATGCTAAAGGTGACTTACGTCGTGGACGTGCAGCTGCACAAAGCATTATCCCTAACTCAACAGGAGCAGCTAAAGCAATCGGTTTAGTAATCCCTGAGTTACAAGGTAAATTAGATGGTGGAGCACACCGTGTTCCTGTAATCACTGGTTCAATCACTGAATTAGTAGCAGTAGTTGAAAAAGCAACATCAGTTGAAGAAGTAAACGCAGCTATGAAAGCAGCAGCTAACGAATCATTCGGTTATACTGAAGAACAACTTGTTTCAACAGACATCATTGGTATGAGCTACGGTTCATTATTTGACGCAACACAAACAAAAGTTTCATCAATCGGTGGTGTTAACTTAGTTAAAGTTGCTTCATGGTATGACAACGAAGCATCATACACAAACCAATTAGTACGTACAGCACATTACGTTGCTTCAAAATTCTAA
- the rpmG gene encoding 50S ribosomal protein L33, protein MTNKREKVILVCTDCLSRNYSTFRNHSSVTERLEIKKFCKRCGRHTLHRETK, encoded by the coding sequence ATGACAAATAAAAGAGAAAAAGTAATCTTGGTATGTACTGACTGCCTTTCACGTAACTACTCTACTTTTCGAAATCATTCAAGTGTTACGGAACGACTTGAGATAAAAAAATTTTGTAAACGATGTGGAAGACACACATTACATAGAGAGACAAAATAG